In Oryza brachyantha chromosome 1, ObraRS2, whole genome shotgun sequence, the following are encoded in one genomic region:
- the LOC121053292 gene encoding uncharacterized protein LOC121053292 isoform X1, whose product MPQGAKRAMTLMSWNCRGVGGHLGSKKMLYLQWLIRSTCAQVIFLSETHNVSISSDEISHAFSMDDSFVVPAQHTTGGLWLMWTNEMKLTIVSYSLNYILAFGVHQPSGLMFNLLCIYDDPTHQSTSRIWRKARNFVVNSSHRPTFSMGDLNDIMYENEKFGPTTANNARISLFRHHVRELGLLDLGYRGPTYTWSNKRKGKNLIMQRLDRSMGNVEWCHNFPNTAVYHLPLIYSDHAPILAILNPANHRHRYSFKFENWWLQETDFQVTAQEAWLQAANALDASFHSKIRQLSRGLQRWQRKKKPLTKQLAATESKLLAKISDFYKQQAKKHWIEEGDRNTTFFQHAVRKRRHKNRIACLRINDRFITNMDEISCFINFFQTLFQSSCADTGDPLNRKSGRSLNP is encoded by the exons ATGCCCCAAGGCGCCAAAAGAGCCATGACGCTAATGTCCTGGAACTGCCGGGGTGTGGGAGGTCACCTAGGCAGTAAGAAGATGCTTTACCTCCAATGGCTCATCCGCTCCACATGTGCCCAGgttatttttctctctgaGACCCATAATGTTTCCATTTCCTCTGATGAAATTTCTCACGCCTTCTCTATGGATGATAGTTTTGTTGTCCCAGCCCAGCATACGACAGGAGGTCTTTGGCTCATGTGGACTAACGAGATGAAGCTAACTATAGTTAGTTATAGCCTTAACTATATTTTAGCTTTTGGTGTGCATCAACCGTCGGGTCTTATGTTCAATCTGCTCTGTATATATGATGACCCCACCCACCAGTCTACCTCAAGGATTTGGCGTAAAGCTCgcaattttgttgttaatagTTCTCATCGGCCAACCTTTTCTATGGGTGACTTAAATGATATTATgtatgaaaatgaaaaatttggTCCTACAACTGCAAACAATGCCAGAATCTCTCTTTTCAGGCACCACGTCAGAGAACTGGGTCTTCTAGACCTCGGGTACCGAGGTCCAACGTATACTTGGTCGAATAAGCGTAAAGGTAAAAATCTGATCATGCAGCGACTTGACCGTTCCATGGGCAATGTGGAATGGTGCCATAATTTCCCAAACACAGCGGTTTACCATTTACCCCTTATCTACAGTGATCATGCTCCGATTTTGGCTATCTTAAATCCTGCCAATCATCGCCATCGTTATtcctttaaatttgaaaattggtGGCTCCAAGAAACTGATTTTCAGGTAACAGCACAGGAGGCTTGGTTACAAGCAGCAAATGCACTGGATGCTTCCTTTCACTCAAAAATCAGACAACTCTCCCGAGGACTTCAAAGATggcaaaggaaaaagaagcCACTCACTAAGCAATTGGCGGCAACAGAATCAAAACTTCTAGCG AAGATTTCAGACTTTTACAAACAGCAAGCAAAAAAACACTGGATAGAAGAGGGTGACCGAAACACAACTTTCTTCCAACATGCAGTTCGAAAAAGAAGGCATAAAAATAGAATTGCTTGCTTGCGCATTAATGATCGTTTTATTACAAACATGGATGAAATTTCTTgctttatcaatttttttcaaactctCTTTCAGTCCTCTTGTGCAGACACTGGTGATCCTCTCAACAGGAAATCTGGGAGATCCTTAAATCCATGA
- the LOC121053292 gene encoding uncharacterized protein LOC121053292 isoform X2 → MPQGAKRAMTLMSWNCRGVGGHLGSKKMLYLQWLIRSTCAQVIFLSETHNVSISSDEISHAFSMDDSFVVPAQHTTGGLWLMWTNEMKLTIVSYSLNYILAFGVHQPSGLMFNLLCIYDDPTHQSTSRIWRKARNFVVNSSHRPTFSMGDLNDIMYENEKFGPTTANNARISLFRHHVRELGLLDLGYRGPTYTWSNKRKGKNLIMQRLDRSMGNVEWCHNFPNTAVYHLPLIYSDHAPILAILNPANHRHRYSFKFENWWLQETDFQVTAQEAWLQAANALDASFHSKIRQLSRGLQRWQRKKKPLTKQLAATESKLLASSCADTGDPLNRKSGRSLNP, encoded by the exons ATGCCCCAAGGCGCCAAAAGAGCCATGACGCTAATGTCCTGGAACTGCCGGGGTGTGGGAGGTCACCTAGGCAGTAAGAAGATGCTTTACCTCCAATGGCTCATCCGCTCCACATGTGCCCAGgttatttttctctctgaGACCCATAATGTTTCCATTTCCTCTGATGAAATTTCTCACGCCTTCTCTATGGATGATAGTTTTGTTGTCCCAGCCCAGCATACGACAGGAGGTCTTTGGCTCATGTGGACTAACGAGATGAAGCTAACTATAGTTAGTTATAGCCTTAACTATATTTTAGCTTTTGGTGTGCATCAACCGTCGGGTCTTATGTTCAATCTGCTCTGTATATATGATGACCCCACCCACCAGTCTACCTCAAGGATTTGGCGTAAAGCTCgcaattttgttgttaatagTTCTCATCGGCCAACCTTTTCTATGGGTGACTTAAATGATATTATgtatgaaaatgaaaaatttggTCCTACAACTGCAAACAATGCCAGAATCTCTCTTTTCAGGCACCACGTCAGAGAACTGGGTCTTCTAGACCTCGGGTACCGAGGTCCAACGTATACTTGGTCGAATAAGCGTAAAGGTAAAAATCTGATCATGCAGCGACTTGACCGTTCCATGGGCAATGTGGAATGGTGCCATAATTTCCCAAACACAGCGGTTTACCATTTACCCCTTATCTACAGTGATCATGCTCCGATTTTGGCTATCTTAAATCCTGCCAATCATCGCCATCGTTATtcctttaaatttgaaaattggtGGCTCCAAGAAACTGATTTTCAGGTAACAGCACAGGAGGCTTGGTTACAAGCAGCAAATGCACTGGATGCTTCCTTTCACTCAAAAATCAGACAACTCTCCCGAGGACTTCAAAGATggcaaaggaaaaagaagcCACTCACTAAGCAATTGGCGGCAACAGAATCAAAACTTCTAGCG TCCTCTTGTGCAGACACTGGTGATCCTCTCAACAGGAAATCTGGGAGATCCTTAAATCCATGA
- the LOC121053292 gene encoding uncharacterized protein LOC121053292 isoform X3 → MPQGAKRAMTLMSWNCRGVGGHLGSKKMLYLQWLIRSTCAQVIFLSETHNVSISSDEISHAFSMDDSFVVPAQHTTGGLWLMWTNEMKLTIVSYSLNYILAFGVHQPSGLMFNLLCIYDDPTHQSTSRIWRKARNFVVNSSHRPTFSMGDLNDIMYENEKFGPTTANNARISLFRHHVRELGLLDLGYRGPTYTWSNKRKGKNLIMQRLDRSMGNVEWCHNFPNTAVYHLPLIYSDHAPILAILNPANHRHRYSFKFENWWLQETDFQVTAQEAWLQAANALDASFHSKIRQLSRGLQRWQRKKKPLTKQLAATESKLLATLVILSTGNLGDP, encoded by the exons ATGCCCCAAGGCGCCAAAAGAGCCATGACGCTAATGTCCTGGAACTGCCGGGGTGTGGGAGGTCACCTAGGCAGTAAGAAGATGCTTTACCTCCAATGGCTCATCCGCTCCACATGTGCCCAGgttatttttctctctgaGACCCATAATGTTTCCATTTCCTCTGATGAAATTTCTCACGCCTTCTCTATGGATGATAGTTTTGTTGTCCCAGCCCAGCATACGACAGGAGGTCTTTGGCTCATGTGGACTAACGAGATGAAGCTAACTATAGTTAGTTATAGCCTTAACTATATTTTAGCTTTTGGTGTGCATCAACCGTCGGGTCTTATGTTCAATCTGCTCTGTATATATGATGACCCCACCCACCAGTCTACCTCAAGGATTTGGCGTAAAGCTCgcaattttgttgttaatagTTCTCATCGGCCAACCTTTTCTATGGGTGACTTAAATGATATTATgtatgaaaatgaaaaatttggTCCTACAACTGCAAACAATGCCAGAATCTCTCTTTTCAGGCACCACGTCAGAGAACTGGGTCTTCTAGACCTCGGGTACCGAGGTCCAACGTATACTTGGTCGAATAAGCGTAAAGGTAAAAATCTGATCATGCAGCGACTTGACCGTTCCATGGGCAATGTGGAATGGTGCCATAATTTCCCAAACACAGCGGTTTACCATTTACCCCTTATCTACAGTGATCATGCTCCGATTTTGGCTATCTTAAATCCTGCCAATCATCGCCATCGTTATtcctttaaatttgaaaattggtGGCTCCAAGAAACTGATTTTCAGGTAACAGCACAGGAGGCTTGGTTACAAGCAGCAAATGCACTGGATGCTTCCTTTCACTCAAAAATCAGACAACTCTCCCGAGGACTTCAAAGATggcaaaggaaaaagaagcCACTCACTAAGCAATTGGCGGCAACAGAATCAAAACTTCTAGCG ACACTGGTGATCCTCTCAACAGGAAATCTGGGAGATCCTTAA
- the LOC102710244 gene encoding phosphate transporter PHO1-1-like, translated as MVKFSKQFEGQLVPEWKHAFVDYSLLKKDLKRMQNDQFQGTLITTLQTTRHDQHQSIAPSSYVSRCRLMLLKLSFFGSAKDHAGLIQVHRRLSRGEVYETDVTELETTAAREFFARLDEQLNKVNQFYKAKEEEFLHRGDSLRKQMHILLDLKARASSPSSLSGHHRAGDDPSISSSSAVEDESTRYVTSATDSEENESVSIRDTTDEQPPPPPPAISRALEGSGSFWRQCPETKSLGRSVSSSCQRKKSLKISIPLTTPCRTIDLLWDDLVAGHQHSKNKCDSGSLSINKTKLRHAEKMIKGALVELYKGLGYLTTYRNLNMMAFVKILKKFEKVSGKQVLSIYLRAVESSYFNSSDEALKLMDEVEDMFVRHFAGDNRRKAMKYLKPTQRKESHTVTFFIGLLTGCFVALFMGYCIMAHIAGMYTQRRDSIYMETVYPVFSMFSLMFLHLFLYGCNMVAWRKTRINYSFIFEFAPRRELKYRDVFLVCTASMAVIVGVMFAHLSLAVRGYHAAQAIPGFLLMGFLLVLFCPFNIVYRSSRFQFLRILRNIVLSPLYKVVMIDFFMADQLCSQVPMLRSLEYVACYYISGSYKTQEYGYCINTKHIRDLAYAVSFLPYYWRAMQCARRWFDEGDTGHLVNLGKYVSAMLAAGAKVAYEKDKSLGSLSILVIVSSSATLYQLYWDFVKDWGLLQPNSKNPWLRNELILKNKSTYYLSMGLNLVLRLAWLQTVIHPSFGSLDYRVTSFFLAALEVIRRGHWNFYRLENEHLNNAGKYRAVKTVPLPFHEADDED; from the exons atggtGAAGTTCTCGAAGCAGTTTGAAGGGCAGCTTGTCCCTGAGTGGAAGCATGCCTTTGTGGACTATAGCTTGCTCAAGAAAGACCTTAAGAGGATGCAGAATGATCAGTTCCAAGGGACCCTAATTACTACACTGCAAACAACTCGCCATGATCAGCACCAATCAATTGCGCCGTCAAGCTACGTGTCCCGCTGCAGGCTCATGTTGCTCAAGCTCTCCTTCTTCGGCTCTGCAAAGGATCATGCTGGACTCATACAA GTGCACCGGCGGCTGAGCAGAGGGGAGGTGTACGAGACGGACGTGACGGAGCtggagacgacggcggcgagggagttCTTCGCGAGGCTGGATGAGCAGCTGAACAAGGTGAACCAGTTCTACAAGgccaaggaggaggagttccTCCACAGAGGCGACTCCCTCCGGAAGCAGATGCACATACTCCTCGACCTCAAGGCCcgggcctcctcgccgtcgtccctctccggccaccaccgcgccggcgacgaccccTCCAtatcttcctcctccgccgtcg AGGACGAGTCCACAAGGTACGTGACGTCAGCAACCGACAGTGAGGAGAACGAATCCGTGTCGATCAGAGACACCACCGACGAGCAGCCGCCACCACCCCCTCCTGCGATCTCACGGGCTCTAGAAGGTTCTGGAAGCTTCTGGAGGCAGTGCCCGGAGACGAAGAGCTTAGGGAGGTCAGTGAGCAGCAGCTGCCAAAGGAAGAAGAGCCTGAAGATCAGCATCCCCCTGACGACGCCATGCAGGACCATCGACCTCCTCTGGGAcgacctcgtcgccggccatcAGCACTCCAAGAACAAATGCGACTCCGGTAGCCTGAGCATCAACAAGACGAAGCTGCGCCACGCCGAGAAGATGATCAAGGGCGCCCTCGTCGAGCTCTACAAAGGACTCGGATACCTCACAACCTACCG GAACCTGAACATGATGGCTTTCGTGAAGATCTTGAAGAAGTTTGAGAAGGTCAGCGGGAAGCAGGTGCTGTCCATATACCTCAGGGCGGTGGAGAGCTCCTACTTCAACAGCTCCGACGAGGCTCTGAAGCTCATGGACGAGGTCGAGGACATGTTCGTCCGGCACTTCGCCGGCGACAACAGGCGCAAGGCCATGAAGTACCTCAAGCCCACGCAGCGGAAGGAGTCGCACACCGTCACCTTCTTCATCG GGCTCCTGACGGGATGCTTCGTGGCACTGTTCATGGGCTACTGCATCATGGCGCACATCGCCGGAATGTACACGCAGCGGCGCGACTCCATCTACATGGAGACCGTCTACCCTGTCTTCAG CATGTTCAGCCTGATGTTCCTGCACCTGTTCCTGTACGGGTGCAACATGGTGGCGTGGAGGAAGACCCGGATAAACTACAGCTTCATCTTCGAGTTCGCGCCCAGAAGGGAGCTCAAGTACCGGGACGTCTTCCTCGTCTGCACTGCCTCCATGGCCGTCATCGTCGGCGTCATGTTCGCTCACCTCTCCCTCGCCGTCAGGGGGTACCACGCCGCCCAGGCCATCCCCGGATTCTTGCTCATG GGGTTCCTGCTAGTGCTGTTCTGCCCGTTCAACATCGTGTATCGGTCAAGCAGGTTTCAGTTCCTGAGAATTCTGAGGAACATCGTTTTGTCACCACTCTACAAG GTTGTCATGATAGACTTCTTCATGGCAGATCAGCTCTGCAGCCAG gtgCCAATGCTAAGAAGCCTAGAGTACGTGGCTTGCTACTACATCAGTGGAAGCTACAAGACACAGGAGTACGGATACTGCATCAACACAAAGCATATCAGAGATTTGGCCTATGCAGTTTCCTTCCTGCCCTACTACTGGAGAGCCATGCAG TGTGCAAGACGGTGGTTTGATGAGGGCGACACGGGGCACCTGGTGAACCTTGGGAAGTACGTGTCCGccatgctcgccgccggcgccaaaGTGGCGTACGAGAAGGACAAGAGCCTGGGATCACTCTCGATCCTCGTCATCGTGTCGAGCTCTGCAACGCTGTACCAGCTCTACTGGGACTTTGTCAAGGACTGGGGCTTGCTCCAGCCCAACTCCAAGAACCCATGGCTCAGGAATGAGCTCATCCTTAAGAACAAGTCCACATACTACTTGTCAATG GGTCTGAACCTAGTGCTAAGGCTTGCATGGCTGCAGACCGTGATCCATCCAAGTTTTGGGAGTTTGGACTATAGGGTCACTTCATTCTTTCTAGCTGCTCTCGAGGTGATCCGCAGGGGGCACTGGAATTTCTATAG GCTGGAGAATGAACATCTGAACAATGCAGGGAAATATAGGGCGGTAAAAACAGTCCCACTGCCTTTTCACGAAGCTGACGATGAGGACTGA
- the LOC121053301 gene encoding classical arabinogalactan protein 9-like, protein MAPLRQCRRGLALAALLALHLAVAAAQSPAAAPAQPTPVPVPAAPAKSPPAPATPAPTATPTPVAPVKAPPVAPAVAPVAPVKPKPKTPPPVTPPPVTPPPVSPPPATPPPALPPATPPPVAAPVEAPAALPPATTPPPVAEAPAELPPAEAPAKSKNKHKKKKQRGKKASAPAPEPLSPPAPAAPSPADNQEDVSGPAPSAFDLNGSNSKYGQWGFVLQTVMAALLLSLAW, encoded by the exons ATGGCGCCGCTGAGGCaatgccgccgcggcctcgccctcgccgctcTGCTCGCgctccacctcgccgtcgccgcggcgcaGTCGCctgcagccgcgccggcccagCCCACCCCAGTCCCGGTgcccgcggcgccggccaagtcaccgcccgcgcccgcgacgcCTGCTCCCACCGCCACTCCCACTCCAGTTGCACCGGTCAAGGCGCCGCCTGtcgcgcccgccgtcgcgcctGTCGCGCCGGTCAAGCCGAAGCCGAAAACACCACCACCGGTGACACCTCCCCCCGTGACACCCCCGCCGGTGTCGCCCCCGcccgccaccccgccgccggccctccCGCCAGCGACGCCCCCGCCGGTGGCTGCACCTGTCGAGGCGCCCGCCGCGTTGCCCCCAGCGACGACGCCCCCGCCAGTGGCCGAAGCGCCCGCGGAGCTGCCTCCGGCGGAGGCTCCGGCCAAGAGCAAGAACAagcacaagaagaagaagcagcgcGGCAAGAAGgcctccgcgccggcgcctGAACCGTTgagcccgccggcgccggccgcgccgtcgccggccgatAACCAGGAGGACGTGTCCGGCCCAGCACCATCGGCATTCGATCTC AATGGAAGCAACAGCAAGTACGGGCAATGGGGCTTCGTCTTGCAAACTGTTATGGCTGCACTGCTGCTGTCATTAGCGTGGTGA
- the LOC102710531 gene encoding acetyl-CoA acetyltransferase, cytosolic 1-like, which translates to MAPPPSNSDLLEPRDVCIVGVARTPVGALLGSLSSVPATKLGSLAIQASLRRANVDPALVQEVFMGNVLSANLGQAPARQAALGAGLPNTVPCTTVNKVCSSGMKAIMIAAQTIQLGINDVVVAGGMESMSNAPKYVTAARRGSRFGHDVLVDGMLKDGLWDVYNDFPMGMCAELCADQHSISREEQDLYSIQSNERAIAARDSGAFAWEITPVEISSGRGKPPVIVDKDESLAKFDPAKLRKLGPTFKKNGSVTAGNSSSISDGAAAIVLVSGQKANSLGLQVIARIRGYADAAQAPELFTTAPALAIPKSISNAGLQTSQVDYFEINEAFSVVALANQKLLGIPSGKLNVNGGGVSLGHPIGCSGARIVVTLLGILRHKNGKIGVAGVCNGGGGASALVLELMQPSLFTRSLL; encoded by the exons ATGGCCCCGCCGCCATCGAACTCCGACCTGCTCGAGCCTAGGGATGTATGCATCGTCGGAGTCGCCCGCACGCCCGTCGGCGCGCTGCTCGGCTCCCTCTCCTCCGTCCCCGCCACCAAGCTCGGCTCCCTCGCCATCCAGG CTTCTCTCAGGCGAGCAAATGTGGACCCGGCGCTCGTGCAGGAGGTGTTCATGGGGAACGTTCTCAGCGCCAACCTTGGCCAGGCTCCGGCGAGGCAGGCCGCCCTAGGAGCCGGCTTGCCCAACACTGTGCCCTGCACCACCGTCAACAAAGTTTGCTCCTCGGGGATGAAGG CTATCATGATCGCGGCGCAGACTATCCAGCTTGGGATCAAcgatgttgttgttgctggtGGCATGGAGAGCATGTCCAATGCCCCCAAATATGTCACGGCAGCAAG ACGGGGATCGCGGTTTGGACACGATGTCCTGGTCGATGGGATGCTTAAGGATGGGCTCTGGGATGTGTATAATGATTTTCCGATGGGGATGTGTGCTGAATTGTGCGCGGATCAACACTCGATTTCAAGGGAGGAGCAG GATCTTTATTCTATCCAGAGCAATGAACGTGCAATAGCAGCTCGGGACAGTGGTGCATTTGCTTGGGAAATTACTCCG GTTGAAATTTCTTCCGGTAGAGGGAAACCACCAGTTATTGTTGATAAGGATGAGAGTCTTGCAAAG tttgatccggcaaagcTGAGGAAACTTGGGCCGACTTTTAAGAAGAATGGTTCTGTAACTGCCGGCAATTCTTCTAGTATAAG TGATGGTGCTGCTGCAATTGTTCTAGTTAGTGGACAGAAAGCTAATAGTCTTGGCCTTCAAGTTATTGCAAGGATCAGAGGGTATGCTGATGCTGCTCAG GCACCTGAGTTATTTACAACAGCTCCAGCTCTTGCTATTCCAAAGTCTATATCAAATGCAGGTCTCCAAACTTCGCAAGTAGATTATTTTGAGATAAACGAAGCTTTCTCT GTCGTTGCTTTAGCCAACCAGAAGCTTCTTGGTATTCCTTCT GGAAAGCTTAACGTAAATGGTGGTGGTGTTTCTCTGGGCCATCCTATTGGTTGCAGTGGTGCACGAATTGTAGTCACTTTGCTCGGG ATTCTTAGACATAAAAATGGAAAGATTGGGGTTGCTGGAGTTtgcaatggtggtggtggtgcttcAGCCCTTGTTCTGGAACTTAT GCAACCATCACTATTTACACGTTCATTGTTGTGA